CGTGATCGGCACCGCAGTCCACTCAGGATGTCCACTCCAACGGACGTAGAGCTGATTGGGCAACGGGTGCCCCCAGGTGGGCATCAGCAGCATGTCGTGCCCCTCGTTCGGACGGATGGTTGTGTCCCGCGGAAGATTCCTGTTGACCGGACCCGCTTGCGAAGCGTCGACCTCGACTCCCTCGGCAGTTTCCGTGCCGATGTTTCGCAGTACGTATCGGTTCTCCCTCGGGTTCTCGATCCGCCAACGAACCTCCGTAGGCCGCTCGTGATCCTCAATCTCCGGCTCGACACTGGCGGGATCGTCATCGGACGAGCCCACAGGGGCCGTCGGGCCGACGTCGCCCAATTCCTGCATCTGCCGGCGGACGGCAAGCTCGGCTAGACGGTTCGAGCGTTCAGCGGCTTCTGCGCTCCGCAACGCGGCCTCGGCTGACAACTGCTCCCACCGAAGCGACTTGCGAGACAGAGCCGCGGACCACACTGAAACAAGTAGCGCGACCACCGCGGTCACAGCGGCCCAGACCGCAGGATCAGTCCAATCGATTCCTTCGCCCACCTCGGTGAGGCTACTCAGGTTCACCGACACGGAGTTGCTGGTGCTCCGCAGTTTCCCCGTATAAACGCCCACAACCCTTGGCGATCTTCCACAGACTTTTACAGGCAGTTGATCGACGAAACCTCTTGAACTGCTTGGACTTCCACAGCTTACAGCAACCGTCAGCGGACGCCTCAGCGCCAAACTAGCTACGCGGGTTCGATTCCCGTCGCCCGCTCAGATGCAGACCGGCCCTACCGGCGGAAACGCTGGTAGGGCCTTTTTCGAGGGTACAGCTGCGGGCAGGCGGTCAGCCGTCCAGCTTGGCGGCGAGCTCGGGGCACTCGTACTTCACAGCCACCGTGACGATCGTCGTCAGCGCATCCGGCCGCAGCTGACTGCCCATCTGGATCAGTACATCGACCACGTCCTGGACGGAATCGTTGAAACGGCTCTCGCCCATGATGCAAGCCAGCGACAGCTGGTCGGCAATCGCATCATCCGGCCCGTCGATACCGGCGGCGCGCACCTCGTCCAGGGCCTGCTGCGAGACACCGGGCGTCGGGCTGCCGGTGCTGGGTGTTCTGGTTGACGGCGTCTTCGTGGTGGTCCGCTTCGGCGTGCTCGTGGTGTAGGGCGCGACGTCATCCGGTGCCGTCGCCACCCCGGTGGTGCTGCCACCGCACCCGGCGATCAGGACCGCCCCGGCCACCCCGCACGCCGCAACCGCTGTCTTGCCCATGTTGCCTCCCCCGCCCCGCCCCCGCAGTGCGGCTACCACCGTATCGCCGCCGTGAGCGGTCGGCCGCCGTCATGCGCAAGATGCTTGTCGCGGAACGGTTGTCGAGACGTCGGCCGTAAGCCGATCGTCACCGAACCGCGACGCAACGGCCGCGCGGTCGTCACCTGGGCCATCGGCGCAGGACGTACGGTGGCCGGAGTCATCGGATGCGACTGGAGGTCGAGCTGTGCACCGCTCCCCCGTCGTGTCACCCACCGTGTCCGTGAACGGCATCTGCGTCCAGGATTTCACCGGCGTGCGCGATGCCTTCGAACGGAACTTCAGCGAGCGCGGTGACATCGGTGCCGCGGTCGCGGTCTGGGTCGACGGCGATCTGGTGGTCAACCTCTGGGGTGGCAGCGCCGACGCGGCGGGGACGCGGCCCTGGCGGTCCGACACGTTGGCCAGCATCTACTCCGGGTCCAAGGGTCTGACGAGTACCTGCATCCACCTGCTGGCCGACCGCGGCGAGCTCGACCTGGACGCGCCGGTCGCCCGGTACTGGCCGGAGTTCGGCCAGGCCGGCAAGGAGAACATCACCGTCGCGATGGTGCTGGCCCACCGGTCCGGGGTGATCGGGCCGCGGCATCGGCTGCGTCCGGAACAGACGCTCGACTGGGACGGCGTGTGCGCGCGGATCGCCGGGTCGCCACCGTGGTGGGAACCGGGTACCGCGCAGGGATATCACATGGTGACGTTCGGCTTCATCCTCGGCGAGCTGGTGCGCCGGGTCACCGGGCGCACCCTGGGCAGGTATCTGCGCACCGAGATCGCCGAGCCGCTCGGTATCGACGTGCACGTCGGACTGCCCGCCGCCGAGCACCACCGATGCGCGGAGATGATCAACAAGCCCCACATCCGCGACGTGCTGGCCGGCGGTGGCGCGCCGGGGCAGCCGGCCCGCCTTGACGAACACCCGATGGCCGGGCTCGCCGTGGCCATGGGATTCGTGCCCGACGACGAGCTGGGTTCGACCGATATCGACAGCTGGCGCGCCGCGGAATTCCCGGGCACCAACAGCCACGTCAGCGCGCACGGTCTCGCGACGTTCTACAACGCACTGGCCCAGGAGAAGCTGCTCAGCCGCGAACTGATGGAGCGGGTTCGGGTGTCCCAGGGCGGATTCGACACCGATGTCGTCCTCGGCGCCCGGGTCGCCGACCACGGGTGGGGCCTGGGTTACATGCTCAACCAACGCGGTGTGGCCGGGCCGAACACCGCGATCTTCGGCCACGGCGGTTCCGGTGGGTCGTTCGCCTTCGTCGACCTGGAACACCGCATCGGCTACTCGTATGTGATGAACTATTTCGACGCCACGAAATGCAATGCCGACCCGCGCACGCTGGCGCTGTCCGACGAGGTCTATATCGCGCTCGGCGTGAAAAAGGCCTGACCGCGCCGGACTTCGCCGCGGTCGAGCTTCGCTGTGATCGAGCACAGGAACCCCGATGCGCTGTCGGTACGCTGGGAACATGAACGGCGTACTCGTCATCCTCATCGTGCTCGTCATCGCGGCGATCGCCTTCGTCGTGTTCAACTCGTCGCAGGCCAACGACCGCAAGGCCGCCGAGTCACTGTCCGATGCGAAGGCCGACGCGCGCCGGGTGATCGAACGCCTCGGCGGGCAGGTGCTCAACATCACCGGCAACGACGATGCCTCCAAGCAGGCGATGGCGGACGCCTCCGAGCGGTACACCGCCGCGTCCTCGCAGATCGACCAGGCCACCACCGCCAAGCAGGCCGAGCTGGCCAAGGAGAGCGCCATCGAGGGCCTGTACTACGTGCGCGCCGCGCGCACCGCGATGGGCATGGATCCGGGTCCGGAGCTGGAATCCCTTGCCGGACAACGCACCGCCGGTGCCGTCACCGAGGATCGCCGCGTCGAGTTCGAGGGCAGGCAGATCGAGGCTTCCCCGACACCGTCGGAGCGCACCCCGAATTACTATCCGGGCGGGCGCGTCGCGGGACGTCCGGTGCCCGCGGGCTGGTACTCCGAGCCGTGGTGGAAGCCGGCCCTGGTGGCCGGCGCCTGGGGTCTCGGTTCGGCCATGTTGTTCAGTGCCATGTTCAGCGGGATGTCCGGTGTCGGTTACGACGCGCAGGCGTTCGAATCCGGTTACGGCGACGGGTTCCAGGACGGCCTGGCCCAGGGTGAGCTCGGCGATGGCGGCGGTATGGACCAGAGCGGCTGGGATGGCGGGGACCAGGGCGGCTGGGATTCCGGCGGCTGGGATTCCGGCGGCTGGGACGGCGGGGGCGATTTCGGCGGTGGCGATTTCGGCGGGTTCGACTTCTAGCCGCGACGCGAGATCGTTAGGGTGCTCGTATGAGTCCGAAGACGCATGAGGTGGGGCTGCCGGTCCCACCGCCAGCCCCGTAACTCCAGCATTTATCGGCACGTGTGTTCGCTGCGCGCGTGCGGGTGCCGGCCGTGGTGACGAGATGAATCCCCATACCTCTCACCGTGGAAGCGTCGATGTCTCGTACCCTCTATCTACTTGCCCTGGCCGTATTCGCCATGGGCACTTCGGAATTCATGCTCGCGGGCCTGGTGCCCGATATCGCCGCCGATCTCGGCATCCCGGTCGGCGCAGCCGGTCTGCTGACCTCGCTGTTCGCCGCCGGTATGGTGATCGGCGCACCGGTGATGGCGGCCTGCGCCCGCCGATTCCCGGTCCGCACGAGCCTGACCACCTTTCTGCTGGTCTTCGCGGCCGCTCATGTGGCCGGCGCGGCGACCACCAGCTTCCCCCTGCTGCTGGGTACCCGGGTGCTCGCCGCCCTGGCCAATGCCGGGTTCCTGGCGGTGGGACTGCGGGCGGCCACCGCCTCGGTCGCGGCCGACCGCCGGGGGCATGCGCTGGCGGTCCTGCTCGCCGGTACGACGTTGGCGATGGTGCTCGGCGTGCCCGCAGGGGCACTGCTCGGAATCCTTCTCGGTTGGCGAGCCACGTTCTGGGCGGTGGCACTGTTGTGTGCGCCCGCCCTCATCGGCATCGTCGCCGGGATCCGCAGCGGCCCGCAACCCGAGCCTGAACGGGTCTCGCTGCGCACGGAGTTGGCCCAACTCCGCTCCCCCGCGTTGGCTGCGGTGATGGTGCTCGCCGCCGCCGTGAACGGTGCGACCTTCGCGGCGTTCACGTTCCTGGCGCCCGTGGTGACCGACACGGCCGGGCTGGACCGCTCGTGGATCACCGTGGCGCTCATGCTTTTCGGGATCGGTTCATACCTGGGGGTGCGGCTGGCCGGCCAGTTGTCCGATGACCGGCCCGGCACCGTGATGTTCACCGGCGGACCGCTTTTGGTTCTGGGCTGGGTCTTGCTCGGGACCTGGGCTGGACATCCGTGGGTGCTGCTCGTCCTGGTGTTCGGCCAGGGTGTGCTGTCCTTCGCGGTGGGCACCACGCTGATCACCCGCGTGCTCTATGCCGCGTCCGGAGCACCGACGATGGCCGGTTCGTACGCGACGGCCGCGCTCAACCTCGGCGCGGTGTGCGGGCCCGCCGTAGCCGGGCTGACATTGACCAGCCCCGCCGGCCCCCTCGGGCCGGTGTGGACCGCGGCCGTGTTGTCCACGGCCGGGGTCGTGTGTGCGCTGCTCGCGCCGCACCTGGTGGCCGGGCCTAGAGGCGGCTCTCCAACCGCGCGGTGACACTGGCCTCCTGCAGATCGAGGCGTTCGAGCATGGCGCGCACGGCCTCGTCCTCGATGCGACCGTCTTCGAGCTCGGCGATCAGCGCGGCCCGCTGGGCACCGAGCACCGCCCGGTAAACCGTCGAGAACACCTCGGCCCGTTTGGTGGGCGCACCGGGATCGGGCATCTCGTCGGCGTCCTGCGCGTGCCGGGCGATGACGGCGCGGATCTCGGCGACCAGTTCCTGGTTGATCCCCGCCGGCGGGTGGGCGTGAAAATCGGCAAGCACATCGTCGGCGGCCCGCTGGACCACCTGCTCGGCCTTGATCTCCTCGGCCCGGTCGTCGGCGTGGTCGTCGTTGAATCGCGACAGGTGCAGCCGCCGGATCAGCCATGGCAGCGTCGACCCTTGGATCAGCAGCGTCCCGACGCTGACCACGAACGCGATGGCCTGGATGGTGGCGCGCTCGGGGAAGGGCTCACCGTCGATCGTGGTGGCCGGGATGGCGGCGGCGGCCGCCAGGGTGACCACCCCGCGCATCCCGGTCCAGGAGACCACCACGTTCTCCTGCCAGCTCAGCGAGCGGCGGTCGATCCGGGAGCGCCACTTCGCCAGCGGCCGGTCCCGCGTCGTGCCGCGGCCGGTATCGGGTACCGGGACACTCCATTTCGCCTCGACGTGGCGGGCGAGCTTGCTGCGCCCGAACATCAGGAACACCGACACCGGGCGGATCACCAGGACCAGCACCAGCACGATCGCCGAGGCGATAGCGACCTGTGTCAGTGATTCGTGTGCCTCCTGCAGATCCTGCAGCACGAACCGCAGATGCAGGCCGATGTAGGCGAAGACGAACGCTTCCAGCAGGACGTCGACGGAGTTCCACACGTAGCGTTCCTGCAGTCTGGTCTGATAGCCGGCCGACAATGTCCCGCTGCCGACGACGAACCCGGCCACCACGACCGCCAGCACACCCGAGGCGTGCAGCTCCTCGGCCACGATGAATGCGGCGAACGGGACCACCAGACCCTGCACCGTCTCCAGGCCGGGGTTGGCCAGCCGCCGGCGGATCCACAGGGTGATCCACCCGAGCAGCGCACCGACGACCGGTCCCACCACGGCGCTGTAGGCGAACAGCAGCACCGGATTGTCGATGAACGTGCGGGTACCGGCCACCTGGGCCACCGCGATGCTGAACAACGTCAGCGCGGCGGCATCGTTGATCAGGCTCTCCCCGGTGAGGATCGCCATCACCTTCTTCGGCAGCCCGAGCTTGCGGCCCACGGCGACGGCGGTCACCGCGTCCGGCGGCGCGACGATCGCCCCCAGCACCAGTGCGGTGGCGAAGGTCAGCGGCACCAGCACCAGCCACGCCGACACCGCCGCCACGGTGAACGCGCTGATCACCACCAGGCCCACCCCGAGGCCGAGGATCGGCCGGATGTTGCGCAGGAAGGTCGGGAAGGAGAAGTTCAGTGCCGCCGAATACAGCAAGGGCGGCAGCACCACCGTGAGCAGGATGTGCGAGTCCAGCTCGGGCGGTTCGAAATCCGGCGCGAACGACACGGCAATGCCGACCATCACGATGATCAGGGCGGGTTCCAACCCGCGCCGATGCGCGATGGCGGTCACGACGATGGCCCCGACGACGACGAGAATCAACTCCACCGCAACGATTCTCCCTGCCCGCCGGTGTGTCTGCCGGGCAGGCTCAGCTCTGGCAGGTGGGGCACCAGAACACGTTGCGCGCCTCCAGTTCGGCGGTGCGCACCGGTGTGCCGCACACCCGGCATGGCTCGCCGGTGCGGCGGTAGACGTAGGTGCGCGGCCTGCCCTCGCGATAGGAGGGCGCGCCGCGATCGTGTTCGGGACGGACGACGACGATCTTGCCGCGGCGCACCCCGACCTTCATCAGCGCGACGAGGTCGGTCCACATGTCCTCGAACTCGTCGCCGCCGATATGGGTGCCGGGCCGGTACGGGTCGATCCCGTGGCGGAACAGCAGCTCGCTGCGGTAGACATTGCCGACCCCGGCCATCACCTTCTGATCCATCAGCAGCCCGCCGATGGTGCGGCACGACTTGGTGATTCGCTGCCATGCCAACTCGGGATCGGCATCGGAGCGCAGCGGGTCGGGGCCGAGCCGGGCGAGTACATCATCGACTCCCCCGTCGTCGATCACCTCACACGCCGTCGGTCCACGCAGATCGGTGTAGTGGTCGGCACCGACCATTCGCATCCGCACCGCACCCACCGGCGCGGGCAGTGCGCCGTCCTCGCCGAGCGGTGCCTCGGTGAAGCTGCCGTACAGGCCGAGGTGGACATGCACCACCGCACCGCCGTCGTAATGGTGGAACAGGTGCTTACCCCAGGCATCGGCGGTACGCAGCACCCGGCCGGAGACGGCGGCCGCACCCTCGGTGAAGCGACCCTGCGGGCTGGCCACCACGACCGGGGCCCGGCCGAACCGCTTCTGGTGCAGCCGGGCCAGCCGATGCAGCGTGTGGCCCTCCGGCATCGGTCAGACCGCGATCAGGCCGGAGCTCCGGGTACCGGCGGTGCGACGTGGTCGACCTCGTAGGCGGCCAGGATGTCGATACGACGCTGGTGGCGTTCGGCCTCCGACCAGGGGGTGGCAAGGAAGGCATCGACGATCGCGAGCGCCTCCTCCTCGCTGTGCATGCGGCCACCGAGGCCGATCAGCTGGGCGTTGTTGTGCTCGCGGGCCAGCTTCGCGGTCTCCACGCTCCACGCCAGCGCACAGCGGGCACCGGGCACCTTGTTCGCGGCGATCTGCTCGCCGTTGCCCGATCCGCCGAGCACGATGCCCAGGCTGTCCGGGTCGGCGACCGTCTTGACCGCGGTGTCGATGCAGAACGCCGGATAGTCGTCATCGGCGTCATAGCTGTAGGCGCCGCAGTCGACCGGCTCGTGGCCACTCTTCCTGAGGTGCTCGATGATGGTCTTCTTGAACTCGAACCCGGCATGGTCGGCACCGATGTAGACGCGCATGGCGGTAACCCTACTGACCGGGCTCCGCGGCACCGCTGCCCACCTGCTGCACGGACAGCCCGTCGAGCAGCACGCCCAGCAGGCGTGGTGTGCGTTCGGCCCACTCGTCGGGGTCGACGTGGGCGAGGAACCAGGACAGCAGGATGACATCGCGGGCGTCGACATCAGCGCGCAGAACGCCGGCCTCACGCCCGGCGGCGAGCAGGGCGCCGAGAGCGTCACCGAGTTTGCCCGGCGTGCGCGAGGCGATGTCTCGCCACACCGACGCCTCGACCGCGGCCATCACACCGAACTTCACCCTGGCGTACGCGGCGAGGTGCCCGAACCACTTCCGCAGCGCCGCCACGGGCGGCTGCTGTTCGACCAATGCGTATGCCAACGAGACCAATTCGTCGATCTCGTCGTCGTAGAGCGCGCGCATCAGATCATCTCGGGTGGCGAAATGTCGGTACAGCGTGGCCTGGCCGACACCGGCGGCCCGCGCGACGGCGCTCAGCTTCAGTTCACCGGGTTCGGTGACCAGCCGCCGCGCGGCATCGATGATGGCCGACCGGCTGCGCGCGGCGTCGGTGCGCTCGGCCATGTCCACCCCCCGTCTTGAAAACGGACAACTTGTCCGTTTAACTGGAAACGGACAACTTGTCCGCATCACTTCGGAGGCTAGGCCATGAATTCAATCGCCGACAAGGTCGTGGCGATCACCGGCGCCAGCAGCGGTATCGGCGCCGCCACCGCACGGCGGCTCGCCGGCCGCGGTTGCGCCGTCGCCCTCGGCGCGCGCCGCACCGAGCGGCTCGACGAAGTGGCCGCGGAGCTGCGTGCGGCGGGAGGCCGGGCCGCCGCCGTTGCCGTCGATGTCACCCGAGCCGACGATCTGCAGCGCCTGGTGGCCTCGGCGGTGTCGGAGTTCGGCCGCCTCGACGTCCTGGTCAGCAACGCCGGAATCGGCCCGATCTCACCGCTGACCGATCGGCGTCGTGGCGACTGGGACGCCATGATCGACGTCAACCTGCGCGGTGTGTTGCACGGTATCGACGCCGCCCTACCCGTGTTCGAGGAGCAGGGCCGCGGCCACTTCGTCACCATCGTCTCGACCGCGGGCCTCAAGATCGTGCCGACCATGGCGGTGTATGCCGCCACCAAGAACGCCGTTCGCACCGTACTGGAGGGCCTGCGCCAGGAGTCCACCGACGGGACGCTGAAGACCACGGCCATCTCACCGGGGTATGTGCGCACCGAGTTCGGCGATTCCATCACCGACCCGGACATCCGCGCCGAGATCGACGACGGAATGCAGGCTTTCGCGCTCGATCCCGATGCGATCGCCAGAACCGTCGAGTTCGCGATCGACCAGCCCTGGGAGGTCGAGATCGGAGAACTGGTGATCCGCCCGACCGTCCAGGGTTAGCCGACCGTGATGGCGTCCAGGCGCTCCTTGATGAAATCGGCCGAGGTCACCGGATCCAGGCCCGCGACCCGCCCGATGGGCGGCTCCAGCGGAGTGACCAGCGCGTCGTGATTGGCCTCGTAGAAGTAGATCAGCGATACCAGATCCTCTTCGGGGGCGTGTGGTTGCGGCGGCAGCACGCGATGCCGACCAGAGGGCCAGCGTCGGCCGCTCCAGTACTCCAGCAGGTCCCCGATGTTGACGGTGAGCGCGCCGGGTTCCCACGGCGCATCCTCCCAGCCGGCTTCCTCCGAATACACCTGCAGGCCACCGGCACCGGGTTCACGGTCGAGCACGGTGACCGTGCCGAAATCGGTGTGCGGGCCGATCCGGAACTGGCCCGGTTCCGGCTCACCGACCACGCTGACCGGCGGGTAGTGGTTGATGTTCATCGTCCACGTCGGTGTGCTGGCCAGCGCTGCGAACGGGTTGTCGGACAGGCCGAGAGCTGCCGCGAACAATGCGAGCAGGTCATCGGAGAGCGTGCGCATCGCGGTGGTGTACTCGTCGACAAGGCCCTGCAGCTGCGCCACCTCGGCGGGCCAGACGTTGGGCGCGAACCAGATTCGGTCGATCTCCGGATCCCCGGTCGCGGTCTCCGCGCCCAGGCTGAAGCTCTCCTTCAGATCCGGCGGCGTTTCGGTGCCCTCGGCGTAGGCGTTGGCCTCCGCACCCGGCCCGATCCACCCGTGCCCGCCGACGGGCACCGAATAGCGCTGCTTCACCTCGGTGGGCAGGGCGAAGAACTCGCGGCTGGCGGCGCGCACCCGCGCGGCCAACCCGGGATCGACACCGTGGCCGGTGACGATGATGAAGCCCGCCCGCTGCAGACCCTCGTCCACCTCGGCGGCGAGCGCCCGCGCGTCCGCACCGCCGGCATACCAGCGGGAAAGGTCAACGGTTGCAATGGCACTCATTCAGCCACTCCGATATCTTCGTTCCACAGTTCCGGCCGGGCGGTGATGAACTCCGCCATCATCGACACACACCGCTCGTCTTCCAGCAGCGTCACCTGCACGCCGTTCTCGGCAAGCCAGTCGTGCCCGCCGGAGAAGGTCTTGGCCTCCCCGATGACCACCGCGCCGATGTTGAACTGACGCACCAGACCGCTGCAGTACCAGCAGGGCGAGAGCGTCGTGACCATCACCGTGGACCGGTAGTCGCGTTGCCGCCCGGCATTGCGGAAGGCGTCGGTCTCGCCGTGCACCGACGGGTCGTCGTTCTGGACCCGCCGGTTGTGTCCGCTACCGAGCAACACACCGTCGCGGGTGAACAGGGCCGCGCCGATCGGGATTCCGCCCTCGGCCAATCCTTTTCGCGCCTCCTCGACGGCGACGTCGAGCATCATCTCCGGGGTCACGCAGGCACCCGCTCGGCGGCGATCTTGGCACGGCACAGCACGAGATAGCTGCCCGCGGCCAGCAGGAAGCCCACGAAGAAACCGATATCACCCAGATCGGGCACCGCCCGAACGACAAACCCCACGAACAACTCCTGATTACAGAACAGCAGGAACGAGACCACCAGACCGATCAGGAACGACAGTAGTCCCGGCCAATTCGAATAGGAGTGGTCATAGAGGAATCCATCCACCCGCTGCCCGCGGCGCAGGTACTGGTCGGCGAACACCACGCCGAGCCAGGGACCCACCCAGTAGGCGATGAGCAAAAGGAAGGCCTCATAACTTGCCGCGGCATCGGCCAATGCCCACCACGCCACCAGAAAGCCCGCGATGCCGAAGAAGACCGTCGCCGTCGCCCGGGCGATGTGCACCGGCAGTTTCACGCCGGTGGTGACGAACGCCATCCCGGCCGAATAGACGTTGATGGCGTTGGCGGCCACGGCACCGATCGCGATGGCCAGCAGGGTGGCGGCGGCCAGCGCGCCGGGCAGCGAACTGGTGAAGACGTCGGCCGGATTGTCCGAACTCGCGTTGGTGACGATGGTGACCGACGCCGCCCCGACGATCGCCAGCACCGAACTGGCGAGGAACAGCCCGCTCGCGGCGAGCAGCCCGGTGCGCACCGGCGACACGGTGCTGGGCAGATAGCGGCTGAAATCGGCGGCATAGGGCGTCCAGCCGGCCACATAGCCGAAGGTGGCACCGACCGTCAGCAGAAAACCGCCGATCCCACCGACGCCGCCCTCGACAGCGGGTGCACCCAGGTCGGCCTTGCTCATGATGACAACCGCGGTGATCGCGAAGATGACCGCCAGCACCGGGAACGCCCACCGCTCGAAGGCCTGCACCAGGTTGTGCCCGAAGAAGGCCAACGCGGTCTGCACGATGACCACCAGAACCAGCGCCCACACCGGGGCGATGCCGAACAGTGTCGCCAACGCGAAGGCCGCGCTGATGCTGTTGGTCGCAAACCAGCCGACGCCGGCGGTGATCGCCATCAGCGTCGATGGCACCGCGTTGCCCCGGTATCCGAAGGACAACCGTCCGATGACCATCTGCGGCACCCCGAGCTGCGGGCCGCGCGCGGACAGGAAGAAGTGCGCCACCGCGCCGAGCCCGGCACCGACCACGATGCCCGCGACCGCCTGCCAGAACGTCATGCCGAAGTAGGAGACCGCCAGCACGCCCAGGAAGATGGTGGCGAATTCCAGATTCGGCGACGCCCAGGTCCACAGCAGCTGACTGGGCCTGCCATGGCGATCGGCCTCTGCGATGAACTCGTTGCCACCGGGTTCGACCGCGACGATCCGGTCCCGGTAGCTACCGTCGGTGGTGGGTTCGGCCGCTGTCATTCTGTGCACTTTGACGGCCCGGCCACCGGCGTGCAACCGGAACAACGGAATCTCACACCTACGAATTTCGTTGTCGGACACCTGCCGGACACCCGCGCGCCAACGCGTGTACACCAGCTAATGCGCTGTTGGACAGGTGTTCTGGTGAAAACACGAGCGCGCTAGATTGACCTTCGCAATCGGCAGAGATGGAGACTGGCATGGGCAGCACCACCGCGACCGCACTACGCTCGGCGATCGCGAAACGGGATGTGGCCGCCTGGCTCAGATCGTTCAAGGATCCGGCCGAACGCTCCCATCAGCTCGCCAAGTGCAGCGCCGACGACCTACGGGCCCTCGGCCCGCTGCTCGACTCCGACGGCGCCACCGAGCTGTTCGAGTCGATCGACGACGAGTTGACGGCCTATGTGCTGGCCGCGATGGCCGCCCCTGATGCCGCCTCCCTGGTGGACGCGCTCGACCTCGACCATGCCGCCGATGTGCTGCGCGATATGAAGGACACACCACGCGAGCAGGTCCTGTCGGTGCTGCCCCAGATTCGTGCCGACGTGCTGCGCGGTCTGCTGAGCTGGCCGCCCGATTCGGTGGCCGCGCACATGGTGCCCGAGGCGCTGACCGTCCGCCCCGACATGACGGTCGGCGAGGCCGTCGCGTCGATTCGCGGTGATGCCGCGACGCTGCGCAGCGACTCGCGCACCGGTGCCTATGTGTACGTCACCGACGACGACAACCGGCTGCT
The sequence above is drawn from the Mycolicibacterium neoaurum VKM Ac-1815D genome and encodes:
- a CDS encoding isopenicillin N synthase family dioxygenase; protein product: MSAIATVDLSRWYAGGADARALAAEVDEGLQRAGFIIVTGHGVDPGLAARVRAASREFFALPTEVKQRYSVPVGGHGWIGPGAEANAYAEGTETPPDLKESFSLGAETATGDPEIDRIWFAPNVWPAEVAQLQGLVDEYTTAMRTLSDDLLALFAAALGLSDNPFAALASTPTWTMNINHYPPVSVVGEPEPGQFRIGPHTDFGTVTVLDREPGAGGLQVYSEEAGWEDAPWEPGALTVNIGDLLEYWSGRRWPSGRHRVLPPQPHAPEEDLVSLIYFYEANHDALVTPLEPPIGRVAGLDPVTSADFIKERLDAITVG
- a CDS encoding nucleoside deaminase yields the protein MTPEMMLDVAVEEARKGLAEGGIPIGAALFTRDGVLLGSGHNRRVQNDDPSVHGETDAFRNAGRQRDYRSTVMVTTLSPCWYCSGLVRQFNIGAVVIGEAKTFSGGHDWLAENGVQVTLLEDERCVSMMAEFITARPELWNEDIGVAE
- a CDS encoding purine-cytosine permease family protein, whose amino-acid sequence is MTAAEPTTDGSYRDRIVAVEPGGNEFIAEADRHGRPSQLLWTWASPNLEFATIFLGVLAVSYFGMTFWQAVAGIVVGAGLGAVAHFFLSARGPQLGVPQMVIGRLSFGYRGNAVPSTLMAITAGVGWFATNSISAAFALATLFGIAPVWALVLVVIVQTALAFFGHNLVQAFERWAFPVLAVIFAITAVVIMSKADLGAPAVEGGVGGIGGFLLTVGATFGYVAGWTPYAADFSRYLPSTVSPVRTGLLAASGLFLASSVLAIVGAASVTIVTNASSDNPADVFTSSLPGALAAATLLAIAIGAVAANAINVYSAGMAFVTTGVKLPVHIARATATVFFGIAGFLVAWWALADAAASYEAFLLLIAYWVGPWLGVVFADQYLRRGQRVDGFLYDHSYSNWPGLLSFLIGLVVSFLLFCNQELFVGFVVRAVPDLGDIGFFVGFLLAAGSYLVLCRAKIAAERVPA